In the Acidobacteriota bacterium genome, one interval contains:
- a CDS encoding sulfatase, with protein sequence MKKHLIAIAITLLLAASHCPAQSAPRQPSRPNIVFILIDDLRWDELGIVGHPFIKTPNIDRLGKEGGLFRNAFMTTPLCSPSRASLLTGQYAHTHGITDNVDRSAASHRLETFPRLLNQSGYETAFIGKWHMGNDDKPRPGFDRWVSFKGQGTYLNPEINEDGKSVKPSGYITDILSGYVVEFIRRRHDKPFLVYLAHKAIHPEVTQNDDGSVNLANAELFIPAERHKNLYTGKAIPHRPNYGRAPTDKPALQRPIGNLPSLGVATVTGDEAILGRARTLAAIDEGVGEILKALQETGQLDNTVIVFTSDNGYFYGEHGLSVERRLAYEESIRMPLLVRYPKAIRAGTVRDELALNIDLAPSLLELAGVAVPNTMQGRSLVPLLAGRQRAWRNSFLIEYYSDKVFPRVLQMGYKAVRNARWKYIHYLELQGMDELYDLKTDPYEMKNLIAKPDAARALAAMQRTMERLLKETD encoded by the coding sequence ATGAAAAAACATCTAATTGCCATCGCCATCACCCTGCTGCTCGCAGCCTCTCACTGTCCGGCGCAATCTGCCCCGCGCCAACCGTCACGCCCCAACATCGTCTTCATCCTGATTGATGATTTACGATGGGATGAACTCGGTATCGTCGGGCATCCGTTTATCAAAACGCCTAACATTGACCGTCTCGGCAAAGAGGGTGGATTATTTCGCAATGCCTTTATGACGACGCCACTTTGTTCGCCTTCGCGCGCCAGTTTGCTTACCGGGCAATATGCCCACACCCACGGCATCACAGACAATGTTGATCGCTCTGCCGCCAGTCACAGGCTCGAAACTTTTCCTCGTCTGCTTAATCAATCGGGATACGAAACCGCCTTCATCGGCAAATGGCACATGGGCAATGATGACAAGCCGCGACCGGGTTTTGATCGCTGGGTGAGTTTCAAAGGACAAGGCACCTATCTCAATCCCGAGATCAACGAAGACGGCAAATCCGTCAAACCATCGGGCTACATCACAGATATTTTGAGCGGCTACGTGGTGGAGTTCATCCGGCGACGACACGACAAACCGTTTCTGGTTTATCTGGCACACAAAGCCATCCATCCCGAAGTCACGCAGAATGACGATGGCAGCGTCAATTTAGCCAATGCGGAACTGTTTATTCCCGCCGAGCGGCACAAAAATTTGTATACGGGCAAAGCGATTCCGCATAGACCAAATTATGGTCGCGCGCCGACGGATAAACCCGCGCTGCAAAGACCCATCGGCAATCTGCCATCACTTGGAGTTGCCACCGTCACCGGCGACGAAGCTATTCTTGGACGGGCGCGCACGCTTGCGGCGATTGACGAGGGCGTCGGGGAAATCCTCAAAGCCTTGCAGGAGACCGGACAACTCGATAACACGGTGATTGTTTTCACCAGCGACAACGGCTATTTTTACGGCGAACACGGATTGAGTGTCGAACGACGGCTGGCTTACGAAGAATCCATACGCATGCCGCTGCTCGTGCGTTATCCGAAAGCGATCAGGGCTGGCACGGTGCGCGACGAATTGGCGCTCAACATTGACCTCGCGCCAAGCTTGCTGGAACTGGCTGGCGTCGCTGTGCCGAATACGATGCAGGGACGTTCGCTTGTGCCGCTGCTGGCGGGCAGGCAAAGGGCATGGCGCAATTCGTTTCTAATCGAATACTATTCCGACAAGGTCTTTCCGCGGGTTTTACAGATGGGCTATAAAGCCGTGCGCAACGCGCGCTGGAAATACATTCACTATCTCGAACTGCAAGGGATGGATGAACTCTACGACCTGAAAACCGACCCTTATGAAATGAAAAACCTCATTGCCAAGCCCGACGCCGCCCGCGCGCTTGCTGCAATGCAGCGCACGATGGAACGTCTGTTGAAAGAGACTGATTGA